A single window of Pontibacillus chungwhensis DNA harbors:
- a CDS encoding Ig-like domain-containing protein, with the protein MRTLIKISLLVSILMVITLLPTSSKAEEKKWEEANHVAIDKTWTIQFNTRVESNSTNHSKVYVTGPDGSRLDNNIVIEGKTITIDAPQGNYKPESTYTIQINEGITSTSGVASTQSHTMNFTTKKATPYINNTFKTQLENKTLKGMKAGLGTSKEDVIEKEGTDYTSRDAGERTILSYSSEIEEDYSYTLQNNKVIGASLNVEEEKIHATDLEELLGAADGENTFDLGGHYTLTYLLPSNHLLVAVFQTSERSSTIQYLFIME; encoded by the coding sequence ATGCGCACTCTTATTAAAATCTCTCTATTAGTAAGTATCTTAATGGTGATAACGCTCCTCCCTACCTCATCAAAAGCTGAAGAGAAAAAATGGGAAGAAGCAAACCATGTAGCCATAGACAAAACGTGGACCATTCAATTCAACACACGTGTCGAATCAAATAGTACGAATCATTCGAAAGTCTATGTAACCGGACCAGATGGTTCACGGCTAGACAACAACATTGTGATAGAGGGGAAAACAATTACAATCGATGCGCCTCAAGGCAACTACAAACCAGAGTCTACCTACACGATCCAAATAAACGAAGGAATCACATCAACATCAGGTGTAGCGTCTACCCAATCTCACACAATGAATTTTACTACTAAGAAAGCTACTCCTTACATAAACAACACCTTCAAAACCCAGCTAGAAAACAAAACACTTAAAGGAATGAAGGCCGGCCTTGGAACATCCAAAGAAGACGTCATCGAAAAAGAAGGAACGGACTACACGTCTCGCGATGCTGGTGAAAGAACAATTCTTTCTTACTCGTCAGAAATAGAAGAAGATTATTCCTACACCCTTCAAAATAATAAGGTTATAGGCGCTTCTTTGAATGTAGAGGAAGAGAAAATCCATGCAACGGACCTGGAGGAATTATTAGGGGCTGCAGATGGGGAGAACACGTTTGATTTAGGAGGACACTATACACTCACTTACCTCCTCCCATCCAATCATCTATTAGTCGCAGTCTTCCAAACTTCCGAACGATCTTCTACCATTCAATACTTATTTATTATGGAATAA
- a CDS encoding Ig-like domain-containing protein has protein sequence MLLFQLPTNVSAAESDWAHKDDVDLGKTWTITFNTSIQDTHENKNAVYVTDGEGNLLENEIVIEGKKVNVSAPDNQYAPATTYTLHITEGLTSTSGVPTEKAITMEFTTENSQFEPGSWTRDLQYNGAILKIQNVTDQSFDFYLNAVSGANAGTIKRSATIQGDKATFSDDQGCTLTFKPSEDKITVNQSNECSMYGGMGVMFSGDYTAKDTSDKTPRFVELGLFSESENNTFQSLVGDHYNLFTESFQMTSELNIEDDFGGKAYSGFVRGLANTMTGIVVNGDNGEIYAATLGSVDSSNADSQFGLLYYTTDEDFEGQLPQTILKWKNNLANDQDVYYRSQPDSATYFDDEFAEKIRTGKVKGMPFEIGDSIQEPRDLFGSTANDEVGYKGTSLLFYDNLGFGYGHDLERDNIRVLIKAFENQNYGADDVTNALGEPSSEGYSQLDHVYFLRYDFNGPQHDYKFFIYLDKETRDGSVAEMNLVQKY, from the coding sequence ATGCTTTTATTTCAACTGCCGACGAATGTATCAGCAGCAGAAAGTGATTGGGCACACAAGGACGATGTCGATTTAGGAAAGACTTGGACAATTACATTTAACACCTCTATCCAAGACACTCACGAAAATAAGAATGCCGTTTATGTAACAGATGGAGAAGGAAATCTATTAGAAAATGAAATTGTGATTGAGGGCAAGAAAGTCAACGTCTCCGCCCCAGACAATCAATACGCACCAGCTACCACTTACACATTACATATCACAGAAGGACTTACTTCTACCTCAGGCGTTCCAACAGAGAAAGCCATAACGATGGAATTCACTACAGAAAACAGCCAATTTGAGCCTGGAAGTTGGACAAGAGACCTTCAATACAACGGTGCGATCCTAAAAATTCAAAACGTAACCGACCAGTCGTTTGACTTTTATTTAAATGCGGTATCAGGAGCTAACGCTGGTACGATTAAGAGAAGCGCAACCATCCAGGGAGATAAAGCGACATTTTCAGACGATCAAGGATGTACCTTAACCTTTAAACCATCAGAGGATAAGATCACCGTAAATCAATCCAATGAATGTTCAATGTACGGAGGCATGGGGGTCATGTTCTCAGGTGACTACACGGCTAAAGACACATCCGATAAAACACCTCGATTTGTCGAACTTGGTCTCTTTTCAGAATCAGAGAATAACACTTTCCAGTCCCTTGTCGGTGACCATTACAATCTTTTCACGGAGAGCTTCCAAATGACTTCAGAGTTAAATATAGAAGATGATTTTGGAGGAAAAGCTTACAGCGGCTTCGTTCGCGGTCTTGCTAATACAATGACCGGAATCGTTGTAAATGGAGACAATGGAGAGATCTATGCCGCGACGTTAGGGAGTGTGGACTCTAGCAATGCTGACAGCCAGTTTGGCCTTCTCTACTATACAACAGACGAAGATTTTGAGGGTCAGCTGCCACAGACGATCTTAAAGTGGAAAAATAACCTGGCCAATGACCAAGATGTCTATTATAGGAGTCAGCCCGATTCGGCTACTTATTTTGACGATGAATTTGCCGAAAAAATTCGTACAGGAAAAGTGAAAGGAATGCCATTTGAGATCGGCGATTCCATCCAGGAGCCACGCGACCTTTTCGGTTCCACAGCTAATGATGAAGTAGGATACAAAGGGACAAGTCTATTATTCTATGACAACTTAGGCTTTGGGTATGGTCATGACTTGGAGAGAGACAACATCCGCGTCTTGATTAAAGCTTTTGAAAACCAAAACTATGGGGCCGACGATGTAACGAACGCTCTAGGAGAACCATCATCTGAAGGATACTCGCAATTAGATCATGTGTACTTTTTGAGATATGATTTTAACGGGCCACAACATGACTACAAATTCTTTATCTACCTTGATAAAGAAACTCGTGACGGTTCTGTAGCGGAAATGAATTTAGTCCAAAAATATTAA
- a CDS encoding DUF2628 domain-containing protein, giving the protein MLKNEAGVVKEVKVGFSWTTFFFGFIPALIRGDLKWAVIMFVLAAVAGAFTFGLGAWIPGIIFSFVYNKIFIKELLEKGYRAATEEDAQKLQSQGIVNVGTNSVGA; this is encoded by the coding sequence ATGTTAAAAAATGAAGCCGGTGTGGTGAAAGAAGTCAAAGTGGGGTTCAGCTGGACAACGTTCTTCTTTGGATTCATTCCGGCTTTAATTCGTGGGGACCTGAAATGGGCGGTAATCATGTTTGTTCTCGCTGCCGTGGCAGGTGCGTTTACATTTGGTTTAGGGGCATGGATCCCAGGGATAATTTTCTCCTTTGTGTATAACAAAATCTTTATAAAAGAACTGTTAGAAAAAGGCTACCGTGCCGCAACGGAAGAAGATGCACAGAAGTTGCAAAGTCAAGGGATTGTCAACGTCGGAACGAATTCTGTAGGGGCATAA
- a CDS encoding peptide MFS transporter, whose translation MQTTLDNPPKQGKGKHPPGLFLLFITEMWERYSYYGIRSFLVLYLTAELISGGLGMSDSQALLLYGNYIGLVYLSPMIGGWITDKLMSLRTGVTLGGIIMALGDFSLFLVQEKWGLYLGLGLLIIGNGFFKPNISTLLGELYEKNDKRKDSAFTIFYMGINLGGFFAPIVAGLLYEDFFYSTVNGVEHFGFKFAFLASSIGMIIGQVLFNALAKKYLGDVGTKKYKIQTTTSGEGDKKKPLTKVEKHRTIVIFILAVFVVMFWVGFEQAGASFTLYTRDFIDRTLFGYEVPVAWFQSLNPLFILLLAPVVSAFWLKMAKTKRGDFSVPTKMAFGLMLLGLGFMVLVPAVMMTGSDEADITMKASAAFMVVTYLLNTLGELCLSPIGLSMVTKMSPAKFASALMGVWFLSNAAANKLAGVVASWTTKSGYLEIYAYLGIFAIGLGILLLILTKPIQRLMHMDELEREQGEAA comes from the coding sequence GTGCAAACCACCTTAGACAACCCACCGAAACAAGGAAAAGGGAAACACCCACCTGGATTATTCCTACTCTTTATTACAGAGATGTGGGAACGTTACAGTTATTATGGAATACGTTCATTTCTAGTTTTATACTTAACTGCTGAATTGATTAGCGGAGGCCTGGGTATGAGTGATAGCCAGGCACTCCTTTTATACGGAAATTATATTGGTTTGGTTTATTTAAGCCCGATGATTGGCGGGTGGATTACGGATAAGCTGATGAGTCTTAGAACCGGGGTTACGCTTGGAGGCATCATTATGGCTCTTGGTGACTTCTCTTTATTCTTAGTACAAGAGAAGTGGGGACTGTACCTGGGACTGGGCTTACTCATTATTGGGAACGGGTTCTTCAAGCCGAACATTTCCACCTTGCTAGGGGAATTGTATGAGAAGAACGATAAGCGAAAAGATTCGGCGTTTACAATCTTTTATATGGGAATTAACCTTGGAGGTTTCTTCGCGCCTATTGTTGCTGGCTTGTTGTATGAAGATTTCTTCTATTCTACCGTTAATGGAGTAGAGCATTTTGGTTTTAAATTCGCTTTCTTAGCGTCTTCTATTGGTATGATTATTGGCCAGGTTCTATTTAACGCTCTTGCGAAGAAGTACCTTGGCGATGTGGGAACGAAGAAATACAAAATCCAAACCACTACAAGCGGGGAAGGAGATAAGAAAAAGCCTTTAACAAAGGTGGAAAAGCATCGTACGATCGTTATCTTCATTTTAGCGGTGTTTGTAGTGATGTTCTGGGTTGGATTTGAGCAAGCAGGGGCATCCTTTACCCTTTATACACGTGACTTTATTGATCGAACCTTGTTTGGTTACGAAGTCCCGGTCGCTTGGTTCCAATCTCTGAACCCATTGTTTATCCTGCTGCTTGCGCCAGTTGTGTCCGCATTTTGGCTTAAAATGGCGAAGACGAAGCGAGGAGACTTTAGTGTGCCGACCAAGATGGCCTTCGGACTCATGCTTCTTGGGCTCGGATTTATGGTTCTTGTGCCAGCTGTGATGATGACAGGTAGCGATGAGGCAGATATCACCATGAAAGCAAGTGCTGCCTTTATGGTTGTAACGTATCTTCTTAATACGCTAGGAGAGCTTTGTTTATCTCCGATCGGTCTATCAATGGTAACGAAAATGTCTCCTGCCAAGTTCGCTTCTGCCCTGATGGGTGTATGGTTCTTGAGTAACGCAGCTGCTAACAAACTAGCTGGTGTTGTGGCTTCATGGACAACCAAATCTGGTTACTTAGAGATCTATGCCTACCTTGGTATTTTTGCGATTGGCCTTGGAATTCTTCTCCTCATTCTGACCAAACCAATCCAGAGGCTTATGCATATGGATGAATTGGAAAGAGAACAAGGAGAAGCCGCATAA